One segment of Trichlorobacter ammonificans DNA contains the following:
- the selD gene encoding selenide, water dikinase SelD, which produces MTSTKIKLTHLVKAAGUAAKLGPEGLAAALSGLRRSDDPRLLVGPETSDDGGVYCLTPDLALVESCDVITPPADDPRAFGKIAAANALSDIYAMGGRPVTAMNLVFFPACSLPPEVLAEILAGGQEMLDEAGCCLTGGHTVEDDELKFGLSVTGTVHPAAVLRNSTARPGDLLVLTKPLGSGIIATAVKGELATPEQEAEAVAWMSLLNRRAAELMLRHRPSACTDITGFGLIGHCCEMAKGAGVTIRLDHAAIPLMGGLSGLIADGMVPAGCYRNRDCYLPDIDSTSLVPDLLLPLFDPQTSGGLLISCAPDDAAAFLADAAAAGVFARPVGAVLPGRAQPVLVA; this is translated from the coding sequence ATGACCAGCACGAAGATCAAACTGACACACCTCGTCAAAGCGGCCGGTTGAGCGGCTAAACTGGGCCCGGAGGGCCTGGCCGCCGCATTGTCGGGACTGCGCCGTTCCGACGACCCCCGCCTGCTCGTGGGACCCGAGACGTCCGACGATGGGGGAGTCTATTGCCTGACGCCCGACCTGGCGCTGGTGGAGAGTTGCGACGTGATCACCCCGCCGGCGGACGATCCCCGGGCCTTCGGCAAGATCGCCGCCGCCAACGCCCTGTCGGACATCTACGCCATGGGAGGTCGGCCGGTCACCGCCATGAACCTGGTCTTTTTCCCGGCCTGTTCGCTGCCGCCGGAGGTGCTGGCCGAAATCCTGGCCGGCGGCCAGGAGATGCTGGACGAAGCCGGCTGCTGCCTGACCGGCGGCCATACGGTGGAGGATGACGAACTGAAGTTCGGCCTGTCGGTGACCGGCACCGTGCACCCGGCAGCCGTACTGCGCAACAGCACCGCCCGCCCCGGCGACCTGCTGGTGCTGACCAAACCGCTGGGCAGCGGCATCATCGCCACCGCCGTCAAGGGAGAGTTGGCCACACCGGAGCAGGAAGCGGAGGCGGTGGCCTGGATGTCGCTCCTGAACCGCCGTGCCGCCGAGCTGATGCTGCGCCACCGCCCAAGCGCCTGCACCGACATCACCGGCTTCGGTCTGATCGGCCACTGCTGTGAAATGGCCAAGGGTGCCGGGGTGACCATCCGCCTGGACCACGCCGCCATCCCGCTCATGGGCGGCCTCTCCGGCCTGATCGCCGACGGCATGGTGCCGGCCGGCTGCTACCGCAACCGGGACTGCTACCTGCCGGACATCGACAGCACCAGCCTCGTGCCGGATTTACTGCTGCCGCTGTTCGATCCCCAGACCTCCGGCGGCCTGCTGATCTCCTGTGCCCCGGACGACGCCGCGGCCTTCCTGGCGGACGCCGCCGCAGCGGGAGTCTTTGCCCGCCCCGTCGGTGCCGTTCTGCCCGGACGCGCCCAGCCGGTTCTCGTGGCCTGA
- a CDS encoding cytochrome c3 family protein, producing the protein MKKIALTLIALIAFSGAAFAAAQDSYEYKGGNMGKVAFPHKKHMALGCAKCHEGAPKKIEINKGVAHDQLCLKCHKAENKGPKGCKDCHKK; encoded by the coding sequence ATGAAAAAGATCGCTCTGACCCTGATCGCCCTGATCGCTTTTTCCGGCGCCGCGTTCGCCGCTGCTCAGGACAGCTATGAGTACAAAGGCGGCAACATGGGCAAAGTAGCCTTCCCCCACAAGAAGCATATGGCGCTGGGCTGTGCCAAGTGCCATGAAGGCGCCCCCAAGAAGATCGAGATCAACAAGGGCGTTGCCCATGACCAGCTCTGCCTCAAGTGCCACAAGGCCGAGAACAAGGGCCCCAAGGGCTGCAAGGACTGTCACAAGAAGTAA
- a CDS encoding cobyric acid synthase, with protein MKQSASCAQPATGRLSIIGSGPGSPAHLTDAARSAIADADILVGYGPYIDQLGDLAQTKEVLTSGMTREIDRCRLAIERARHGNRVALISGGDAGIYGMAGLVFELLAAEGDTRLAVEVIPGLSALQAAASRLGAPLMHDTAIISLSDLLTPWDTIRTRLAAAAAADFVIALYNPRSTRRTSQLEEARRLCLLHRPAATPVGIVRNACRPDEEVEVTTLGELLSCTVDMSTLVIIGNSSTFVDGAGRMVTPRGYENKREFAGTGQSTETAAPEPPSRTASPAALMVVGTASDVGKSAITAGLCRLLLRRGLRVAPFKSQNMALNAAVTPEGGEIGRAQASQAVACRIPPHTDMNPILLKPTTDTGSQVIVQGTAVGVMAVAEYDRYKPVAWEKVQESLERLQQRSDFLVMEGAGSIAEINLKDRDIANLAVARLAGNAPAILVADIERGGVFAQVVGSIELLEPWERDLIKGVVINRFRGDPAILEPGLKFIEQRCGIPVLGVVPWLRDLALPAEDSLALPPTDDGNRPADRLCVGVLRLPRISNFTDFEPLIREPDLRLCYLERPEQLAGLDLVILPGSKATMADLAWLRDRGFDRALNSFGGMILGVCGGYQMLGELLQDPDGVESLAATATGLGLLPVHTVLLPEKTTRLTTASPAAGAALAAPGWHQPVQGYEIHAGISRIIGAAEPFLRLDHEADGAVSADGRIAGSYLHGLFDDPPLREALLNRLRRAKGLPERNAAPPPPDPYDRLADHLASHLDIPRLLAICGLA; from the coding sequence ATGAAACAATCCGCCTCCTGCGCACAACCGGCTACCGGCCGCCTGAGTATTATCGGCAGCGGTCCCGGTTCCCCCGCCCACCTGACTGACGCCGCCCGCTCCGCCATCGCCGACGCCGACATCCTGGTGGGATACGGCCCCTACATCGACCAACTGGGCGATCTGGCCCAGACAAAAGAAGTGCTCACCTCCGGCATGACCCGGGAGATCGACCGCTGCCGCCTGGCCATCGAACGGGCCCGCCACGGAAACCGGGTGGCCCTGATCTCCGGCGGCGATGCCGGCATCTACGGCATGGCCGGCCTCGTGTTCGAGCTGCTGGCGGCCGAGGGGGATACCCGGCTGGCAGTGGAAGTCATTCCCGGGCTTTCCGCCCTGCAGGCGGCAGCCTCCCGCCTGGGGGCGCCGCTCATGCACGACACCGCCATCATCTCCCTGTCCGACCTGCTCACCCCCTGGGATACCATCCGGACCCGGCTGGCCGCCGCCGCGGCCGCCGATTTCGTCATCGCCCTCTACAACCCCCGCAGCACCCGCCGCACCAGCCAGCTTGAAGAGGCGCGGCGGCTCTGCCTGCTGCACCGTCCCGCCGCCACGCCGGTGGGAATCGTCCGCAACGCCTGCCGCCCCGACGAGGAGGTGGAGGTGACGACGCTTGGCGAACTGCTTTCCTGCACAGTGGATATGTCCACCCTGGTCATTATCGGCAACAGCAGCACCTTCGTGGATGGGGCCGGCCGAATGGTCACCCCCCGGGGCTACGAAAACAAGCGGGAGTTTGCCGGGACAGGGCAAAGCACCGAAACGGCAGCACCGGAACCGCCGTCCCGCACCGCCTCCCCTGCCGCGCTGATGGTGGTGGGCACCGCCTCCGACGTGGGCAAGTCCGCCATCACCGCCGGGCTCTGCCGCCTGCTGCTGCGCCGGGGTCTGCGGGTGGCGCCGTTCAAATCCCAGAACATGGCCCTAAACGCCGCCGTAACCCCGGAAGGGGGCGAAATCGGCCGGGCCCAGGCCTCGCAGGCCGTTGCCTGCCGCATCCCCCCCCACACCGACATGAACCCGATCCTGCTCAAACCCACCACCGACACCGGCAGCCAGGTGATCGTGCAGGGCACGGCGGTGGGGGTCATGGCGGTGGCCGAATACGACCGCTACAAACCGGTTGCCTGGGAAAAAGTGCAGGAAAGCCTGGAGCGGCTGCAGCAGCGCAGCGACTTCCTGGTCATGGAAGGGGCCGGCTCCATTGCCGAGATCAACCTGAAGGACCGGGATATCGCCAACCTGGCCGTGGCAAGACTGGCCGGCAACGCCCCGGCCATCCTGGTGGCGGACATCGAACGGGGCGGGGTCTTCGCCCAGGTGGTGGGGAGCATCGAACTGCTGGAGCCGTGGGAACGGGACCTGATCAAGGGGGTGGTGATCAACCGCTTCCGCGGCGACCCGGCCATTCTGGAGCCGGGGCTCAAGTTCATCGAGCAGCGTTGCGGCATCCCGGTGCTGGGGGTGGTCCCCTGGCTGCGGGATCTGGCCCTGCCGGCGGAGGATTCCCTGGCCCTGCCGCCCACCGACGACGGCAACCGTCCTGCTGACCGGCTCTGCGTGGGGGTGCTGCGGTTGCCCCGCATTTCCAACTTCACCGATTTCGAACCGCTGATCCGGGAGCCGGACCTGCGGCTCTGCTACCTGGAACGGCCGGAGCAGCTGGCCGGGCTGGACCTGGTGATCCTGCCGGGGAGCAAGGCCACCATGGCCGACCTGGCCTGGCTGCGCGACCGCGGCTTCGACCGCGCCCTGAACAGCTTCGGCGGTATGATCCTGGGGGTCTGCGGCGGCTACCAGATGTTGGGCGAACTGCTGCAAGACCCCGATGGGGTGGAGTCGCTCGCTGCCACGGCCACCGGCCTGGGACTGTTGCCGGTCCATACCGTGCTGCTGCCGGAAAAAACCACCCGCCTCACCACGGCGAGCCCTGCCGCCGGTGCCGCCCTGGCGGCCCCGGGCTGGCACCAGCCGGTACAGGGCTACGAAATCCACGCCGGTATCAGCCGGATCATCGGTGCCGCCGAACCGTTCCTTCGGCTGGACCATGAAGCGGACGGCGCCGTTTCCGCCGACGGCCGGATCGCGGGAAGCTACCTGCACGGCCTGTTCGACGACCCGCCGCTGCGGGAAGCCCTGCTCAACCGGCTGCGCCGGGCCAAGGGACTGCCGGAGCGGAATGCCGCGCCGCCGCCGCCGGATCCCTACGACCGGCTGGCCGACCACTTGGCCAGTCATCTGGACATCCCCCGGCTCTTGGCCATCTGCGGCCTTGCCTGA
- a CDS encoding lytic transglycosylase domain-containing protein, whose amino-acid sequence MALNPAQFTLPSLALATERKAAPSGAPAASSRFAERLERIAVQEARLKQGSPEELHQAAESLRLSTLRTSLNALLDDESVDSAPLLPLPTALPQAPAVMQSYLANLPADAPKAAAPPQQRMLADADVSGVISGEPAAAPRSERSSPGLDHLIEKASRRYGVEAGLIRAVIKAESNFNPRAVSHAGAQGLMQLMPATARGLGVTDSFDPEQNIMGGTRFLRSLLDRYNGDVDSALAAYNWGPGNVDRKPDRLPRETREYLVKVKQYYTGFTA is encoded by the coding sequence ATGGCACTCAATCCCGCACAATTCACCCTTCCCTCGCTGGCCCTGGCCACGGAGCGGAAAGCGGCACCTTCCGGCGCTCCGGCAGCCTCATCACGCTTTGCCGAGCGCCTGGAGCGGATCGCGGTGCAGGAAGCCCGACTGAAGCAGGGCAGCCCGGAAGAGCTGCACCAGGCCGCCGAGTCCCTGCGCCTGTCGACCCTGCGGACCTCACTGAACGCGCTGCTCGACGACGAAAGCGTTGACAGCGCCCCTTTGCTGCCGCTGCCGACGGCCCTGCCCCAGGCTCCCGCCGTGATGCAATCCTACCTGGCCAACCTGCCGGCGGATGCCCCCAAAGCAGCAGCACCCCCGCAGCAGCGGATGCTTGCCGATGCCGACGTGTCCGGCGTCATCTCCGGAGAACCTGCGGCAGCTCCCAGGTCCGAAAGGAGCTCGCCAGGCCTGGACCACCTGATTGAGAAAGCCTCCCGGCGTTATGGTGTCGAAGCGGGATTGATCCGTGCGGTGATCAAGGCGGAAAGCAATTTCAACCCCCGGGCAGTCTCCCATGCCGGTGCCCAGGGATTGATGCAGCTGATGCCGGCAACGGCACGGGGACTTGGCGTCACTGACTCCTTCGATCCCGAGCAGAATATCATGGGAGGAACAAGGTTTCTGCGGAGCCTGCTCGATCGCTACAACGGCGATGTGGATTCGGCGCTGGCGGCCTACAACTGGGGTCCCGGCAACGTAGACCGGAAACCGGACCGTCTCCCCCGGGAAACACGGGAGTACCTGGTCAAGGTCAAGCAGTACTATACCGGCTTCACCGCCTGA
- the cbiB gene encoding adenosylcobinamide-phosphate synthase CbiB yields the protein MFLPTPELLAAALLLDLLLADPRWLPHPVVGIGRLIALQERFYRRLGLDGYGGGLLLCCLTVLLTVAAAATLLRLLQLLSPLLAQAAGVLLAWTCLAARSLHRESALVVAALERDDLAAARQLLSRIVGRDTADLDREAILRAVVETVAENSSDGIIAPLFWLTVAGPVGGLAYKAINTLDSMVGYRNERYDRMGWASARLDDLANLLPARLTALLMVATAPLVGLSAGNGWRIWQRDHGNHPSPNSGHPEAAAAGVLGVRLGGGSFYGGVFKDKPCLGDPARPLDIAAYRGAVRLMYAATIAMTLLGIAFLTVLQ from the coding sequence ATGTTTCTCCCCACCCCGGAACTGCTGGCAGCAGCCCTGCTGCTGGACCTGCTGCTGGCCGACCCCCGCTGGCTCCCCCACCCGGTGGTGGGGATCGGCCGGTTGATCGCCCTCCAGGAACGGTTCTACCGGCGCCTGGGGCTGGACGGCTACGGCGGCGGCCTGCTGCTCTGCTGCCTGACCGTACTGCTGACCGTTGCGGCCGCAGCAACGCTGCTCCGGCTGCTGCAGCTCCTCTCGCCGTTGCTGGCACAGGCCGCCGGCGTTCTGCTGGCTTGGACCTGCCTGGCGGCCCGCTCGCTGCACCGGGAATCGGCCCTGGTGGTGGCGGCCCTGGAGCGGGACGACCTGGCGGCGGCCCGCCAGTTGCTCTCACGGATTGTGGGACGGGACACGGCGGACCTGGACCGGGAGGCGATCCTGCGGGCCGTGGTGGAGACGGTGGCGGAAAACAGCTCCGACGGCATCATCGCGCCGCTGTTCTGGCTCACCGTGGCCGGACCGGTGGGGGGGCTGGCCTACAAGGCGATCAACACCCTGGACTCCATGGTGGGATACCGTAACGAGCGCTACGACCGCATGGGCTGGGCCTCGGCCCGGCTGGACGACCTGGCCAACCTGTTGCCGGCCCGGCTCACCGCCCTGCTGATGGTGGCCACGGCGCCGCTGGTCGGACTCTCCGCGGGCAACGGCTGGCGCATCTGGCAACGGGACCACGGCAACCACCCTTCCCCCAACAGCGGCCACCCGGAAGCGGCGGCGGCCGGGGTACTGGGGGTGCGGCTGGGTGGCGGCAGTTTTTACGGCGGCGTTTTCAAGGACAAACCGTGCCTGGGCGACCCGGCGCGCCCCCTCGACATCGCCGCCTACCGGGGAGCGGTGCGGCTGATGTACGCCGCCACCATCGCCATGACGCTGTTGGGCATTGCATTTCTGACGGTTTTGCAGTAA
- the purD gene encoding phosphoribosylamine--glycine ligase, which yields MKVLVVGGGGREHALVWKIAQSPLVTTVFCAPGNPGTAGLATNLPIAVDEIDKLLGFAKKEGIDLTVVGPELPLSLGIVDLFQEYGLTVFGPSRAAARIEASKAFSKDLMKKYGIPTAAYDVFTEIDPALAFIRATGAPIVVKADGLAAGKGVVVARTEEEAEEAVREMLSGNAFGSAGSRVVIEEFLEGEEASFLAITDGKQVIPLASAQDHKAIFDNDQGPNTGGMGAYSPAPVVTPDVHAVAMAEVVQRAVDGMAAEGCPYRGILYAGLMVKDGRVKTLEFNARFGDPECQPLLMRMQSDIVPLLLAVAEGDLSGKEIQWHDQAAVCVVMAAEGYPGDYPKGDVITGIEAANAGEGTTVFHAGTAERDGAIVTNGGRVLGVTALGDTVAEAIQRAYRAVDLISWRGEQHRGDIGQKALNR from the coding sequence ATGAAAGTTCTGGTTGTGGGCGGCGGTGGCCGCGAACATGCCCTGGTCTGGAAAATCGCCCAGTCGCCGCTGGTGACCACGGTGTTCTGTGCGCCGGGCAACCCCGGCACGGCGGGTCTGGCCACCAACCTGCCGATCGCCGTGGATGAGATCGACAAGCTGCTGGGATTTGCCAAAAAGGAAGGGATCGACCTGACCGTGGTGGGTCCCGAACTGCCCCTGTCCCTGGGGATCGTGGACCTGTTCCAGGAATACGGCCTTACGGTGTTCGGTCCCAGCCGGGCCGCTGCCCGCATCGAGGCCAGCAAGGCGTTCTCCAAGGACCTGATGAAGAAGTACGGCATCCCCACCGCGGCCTACGACGTCTTCACCGAAATCGATCCGGCCCTGGCCTTTATCCGCGCGACCGGCGCGCCGATCGTGGTCAAGGCCGACGGTCTGGCCGCCGGCAAGGGGGTAGTGGTGGCCCGCACCGAGGAGGAGGCTGAGGAGGCCGTTCGGGAGATGCTCTCCGGCAACGCCTTCGGCTCCGCCGGTTCCCGGGTGGTGATCGAGGAGTTTCTGGAGGGGGAGGAGGCGTCCTTCCTGGCCATCACCGACGGCAAACAGGTCATTCCCCTGGCCTCGGCCCAGGACCACAAGGCGATCTTCGATAACGACCAGGGCCCCAACACCGGCGGCATGGGGGCCTATTCGCCGGCTCCGGTGGTGACCCCCGACGTGCATGCCGTTGCCATGGCCGAGGTGGTACAGCGGGCGGTGGACGGCATGGCTGCGGAAGGCTGTCCCTACCGCGGTATTCTTTACGCCGGCCTGATGGTGAAGGACGGCCGGGTCAAGACCCTGGAGTTCAACGCCCGCTTCGGCGACCCGGAATGCCAGCCGCTTTTGATGCGGATGCAGTCGGACATCGTACCGCTGTTGCTGGCGGTGGCGGAAGGGGACCTCTCCGGCAAGGAGATTCAGTGGCATGACCAGGCGGCGGTCTGCGTGGTCATGGCCGCCGAAGGCTACCCCGGCGATTACCCCAAAGGAGACGTGATTACCGGAATTGAGGCAGCAAACGCCGGTGAGGGGACCACCGTCTTCCACGCCGGCACCGCCGAAAGGGACGGCGCCATTGTCACCAACGGCGGCAGGGTGCTGGGGGTCACTGCTCTGGGGGACACCGTTGCCGAAGCCATACAGCGGGCTTACCGGGCGGTGGACCTGATTTCCTGGCGGGGCGAGCAGCACCGCGGCGATATCGGCCAAAAGGCGCTCAACCGCTAA
- the resB gene encoding cytochrome c biogenesis protein ResB gives MSTNNQRSFVQRLWDFFCSLKLTLFLLITLAVTSIIGTIIPQYPNIDERYWATISAGKKALYESLGFFDMYHSWWFLAFLTLFSINLITCSIQRLPHVFKFVSEPLLVLPEAQQKIFPNSDLKLSTGLEESKERLAAFLSAEFATPVITKVEHQYHLFAQKNAWCRLGVYIVHFSILVIFVGAMIGNLFGYKGFVAIVEGETVNSIQLRNGKTAPLGFEVRCDQFTVSYYDAPGGGGPSKMPKEFKSILTVTENGAEVPNYKHVRLVVNDPMTYKGITFYQSSYGQANDPSTFFFTVRDRTSGKTEQLALRPGVPSRLPDGRSASIVDLTDNPGEGLAAVLSVGSQGGQPNFFKVFRENPTLDDLRGDRLIFSFTGTDARQYTGLQVNKDPGVWVVWTGCIMMCAGLCVAFFMSHKRVWIVLSNGHARIFGNASKNQPAFKTEFEALTDKLHSQNI, from the coding sequence TTGAGCACGAACAATCAGCGCAGCTTTGTCCAACGCCTCTGGGACTTTTTCTGTTCCCTCAAACTAACCCTTTTCCTGCTGATCACCCTGGCCGTCACCTCCATCATCGGCACCATCATCCCCCAGTATCCCAACATTGACGAACGGTACTGGGCCACCATCAGCGCCGGCAAAAAAGCCCTGTACGAAAGCCTCGGCTTTTTCGACATGTACCACTCCTGGTGGTTCCTGGCATTCCTGACCCTGTTCAGCATCAACCTGATCACCTGCTCGATCCAGCGCCTGCCCCACGTCTTCAAGTTCGTCAGTGAGCCGCTGCTGGTGTTGCCGGAGGCCCAGCAGAAGATCTTCCCGAACAGCGACCTCAAACTTTCCACCGGCCTGGAGGAAAGCAAGGAACGCCTGGCTGCCTTCCTGTCCGCCGAGTTTGCTACCCCGGTGATCACCAAGGTGGAGCATCAGTACCACCTCTTCGCCCAAAAGAACGCCTGGTGCCGCCTGGGGGTCTACATCGTCCATTTCAGCATCCTGGTGATCTTCGTCGGCGCCATGATCGGCAATCTGTTCGGCTACAAGGGATTCGTCGCCATCGTCGAGGGCGAGACCGTCAACAGCATCCAGCTGCGCAACGGCAAGACCGCCCCCTTGGGTTTTGAAGTCCGTTGCGACCAGTTCACGGTCAGCTACTACGATGCTCCCGGTGGCGGCGGCCCCAGCAAGATGCCCAAGGAGTTCAAGAGCATTCTGACCGTTACGGAGAACGGCGCGGAAGTACCGAACTACAAGCACGTCCGTCTGGTGGTCAACGATCCGATGACCTACAAGGGGATCACCTTCTACCAGTCCAGCTACGGCCAAGCCAACGACCCCAGCACCTTCTTCTTCACGGTGCGGGACCGCACCAGCGGCAAGACCGAACAGCTGGCCCTGCGCCCCGGCGTCCCCTCCCGCCTGCCCGACGGCCGCAGCGCCTCCATCGTCGACCTGACCGACAACCCCGGCGAAGGGTTGGCGGCAGTGCTCTCCGTAGGCAGCCAAGGGGGGCAACCGAACTTCTTCAAAGTGTTCAGGGAGAACCCCACCCTTGACGACCTGCGCGGCGACCGCCTGATCTTCTCCTTCACCGGCACCGACGCCCGCCAGTACACCGGCCTGCAGGTCAACAAGGACCCCGGTGTCTGGGTGGTCTGGACCGGCTGTATCATGATGTGCGCAGGCCTCTGCGTCGCCTTCTTCATGTCCCACAAGCGGGTCTGGATTGTCCTTTCCAACGGCCATGCCCGGATTTTCGGCAACGCCAGCAAGAACCAGCCTGCCTTCAAAACCGAATTCGAAGCCCTGACCGATAAGCTGCACAGCCAGAACATCTAA
- a CDS encoding cyclic nucleotide-binding domain-containing protein — MESLDERLRVAGMERQNLSLQERVALLERSRLGAGMGTKELQTLASYCKPWLAGVDTVLFRQGEYSDFLCLVCRGRVAVIREDRLQAGKEIATVGPGQTVGEMALIDREARSASVVVRSPVQVLVLDEESFDRMAEEVPRLWGKVLKNLACVLSRRLRQTSGILAEYLEL; from the coding sequence ATGGAGTCTCTTGACGAGCGGCTCAGAGTGGCAGGCATGGAGCGCCAGAACCTTTCACTGCAGGAGCGTGTCGCCCTGCTGGAGCGAAGCAGGCTGGGAGCCGGGATGGGCACTAAGGAGCTGCAGACCCTTGCCAGCTACTGCAAGCCCTGGCTGGCCGGAGTCGATACCGTGCTGTTCCGTCAGGGGGAGTACAGCGACTTTCTCTGTCTTGTCTGCCGTGGGCGGGTGGCGGTTATCAGGGAGGACCGTTTGCAGGCAGGCAAGGAGATCGCCACGGTCGGGCCGGGACAGACCGTGGGGGAAATGGCGCTGATCGACCGGGAGGCGCGGTCGGCCTCGGTCGTGGTTCGTTCACCGGTGCAGGTTTTGGTGTTGGACGAGGAATCCTTTGATCGGATGGCGGAAGAGGTGCCGCGACTGTGGGGCAAGGTGCTGAAAAACCTGGCCTGCGTTCTCAGCAGGCGGTTGCGCCAGACCAGCGGCATTCTGGCGGAATATCTGGAACTGTAG
- the purH gene encoding bifunctional phosphoribosylaminoimidazolecarboxamide formyltransferase/IMP cyclohydrolase: MARITRALISVSDKTGIVELSQALAAYGVEILSTGGTAKLLRDAGLTVKDVSEFTGFPEMLDGRVKTLHPKVHGGLLGIRSNPEHRAKMQEHGIEPIDMVVVNLYPFEATVAKPDCTLEDAIENIDIGGPTMLRSAAKNNRDVTVLVDAADYAAVLEEMKATGGSVSEATNFRLAVKVYQHTAAYDGAISNWLGARLGSEPTEYPETFTLQVKKAQDLRYGENPHQSAAFYIERGITEPCVSNAVQLQGKELSFNNIIDLDAAIETVKEFTGKPAAVIIKHTNPCGVALGDSPLSAYLKARECDPVSAFGGIVGFNRTVDAAAAKELTSTFLEAVIAPGYDEEALAIFTAKKNVRVMQVPLLGDQLQTGYDLKRVVGGLLLQGRDLGMVNATDCKVVTSRAPSTTELEALDFAWRVCKHVKSNAIVFTSKDQTVGIGAGQMSRVDSSKIAVQKALLPTQGTVLASDAFFPFRDGVDAAAEAGVTAIIQPGGSVRDEEVIQAANEHGIAMIFTSMRHFRH; this comes from the coding sequence ATGGCCAGAATCACGCGGGCGCTGATCAGCGTTTCCGACAAGACAGGCATTGTTGAACTTTCACAGGCACTCGCCGCTTACGGCGTGGAGATCCTCTCCACCGGCGGTACCGCCAAACTGCTGCGGGACGCGGGGCTGACCGTCAAGGACGTCTCCGAATTCACCGGGTTCCCCGAGATGCTGGACGGCCGGGTGAAGACCCTGCATCCCAAGGTGCACGGCGGCCTGCTGGGAATCCGCTCCAACCCGGAGCACCGGGCAAAGATGCAGGAACACGGCATCGAGCCGATCGACATGGTGGTGGTGAACCTCTACCCCTTTGAAGCCACCGTGGCCAAGCCTGACTGCACCCTGGAAGATGCCATCGAGAACATCGACATCGGCGGCCCCACCATGCTCCGCTCCGCGGCCAAGAACAACCGGGACGTCACCGTGCTGGTGGATGCCGCCGACTACGCCGCAGTGCTGGAGGAGATGAAAGCCACCGGCGGCAGCGTCTCCGAAGCCACCAATTTCCGCCTGGCGGTCAAGGTGTACCAGCATACCGCCGCCTACGACGGTGCCATTTCCAACTGGCTGGGGGCCCGCTTGGGGAGTGAACCGACGGAATACCCGGAAACCTTCACCCTGCAGGTCAAGAAGGCCCAGGATCTGCGCTACGGCGAAAACCCGCACCAGTCGGCGGCCTTCTACATCGAGCGGGGCATCACCGAGCCCTGCGTCTCCAATGCCGTGCAGCTGCAGGGCAAGGAGCTTTCCTTCAACAACATCATCGACCTGGACGCCGCCATCGAGACGGTCAAGGAGTTCACCGGCAAACCGGCCGCAGTCATCATCAAGCATACCAACCCCTGCGGCGTTGCCCTGGGAGACTCCCCCCTCTCCGCCTACCTGAAAGCCCGAGAGTGCGATCCGGTATCGGCCTTCGGCGGCATTGTCGGCTTCAACCGCACCGTGGACGCCGCTGCGGCCAAGGAACTGACCTCCACCTTCCTGGAGGCGGTCATCGCACCCGGTTACGACGAGGAAGCCCTGGCCATCTTCACCGCCAAGAAGAACGTGCGGGTCATGCAGGTGCCGCTTTTGGGCGACCAGCTCCAGACCGGCTACGACCTGAAGCGGGTGGTGGGCGGCCTGCTGCTGCAGGGACGGGACCTGGGCATGGTCAACGCCACGGACTGCAAGGTGGTCACCAGCCGGGCTCCCAGCACCACGGAACTGGAGGCCCTTGATTTTGCCTGGCGGGTCTGCAAGCACGTCAAGTCCAACGCCATTGTCTTCACCAGCAAGGACCAGACCGTCGGTATCGGTGCCGGCCAGATGTCCCGGGTCGACTCCTCCAAGATCGCCGTCCAGAAGGCGCTGCTCCCCACCCAGGGAACGGTGCTGGCCTCCGACGCCTTTTTCCCGTTCCGGGACGGGGTCGATGCCGCGGCTGAAGCCGGTGTCACCGCCATCATCCAGCCGGGCGGCAGCGTGCGGGACGAAGAGGTGATCCAGGCGGCCAATGAGCACGGCATTGCCATGATCTTCACGTCGATGCGACACTTCAGACATTAA